A stretch of Streptosporangiales bacterium DNA encodes these proteins:
- a CDS encoding IS630 family transposase: protein MAPAVDVELSSRDREELLSWTRAPSMKAGLAQRARVVLLAADGVGTTEIVRRVGLSKPAVIGWKRRFAAEGIDGLDDRPKSGRPRRIDPVAVVLATLEPPPEKLGITHWSSRLLADHLGVSDFTVSTTWKKWGLQPWRVETFKFSTDPELEAKIRDVIGLYLNPPDKAIVLCVDEKSQVQALDRTAPVLPLRLGMSEKQTHDYVRHGTTTLFAALEVATGKVTDACYPRHRHEEFLRFLRHVAKSYPRRRLHIVCDNYATHKHPAVTSWLAKNKRITLHFTPTSGSWLNMVEIFFGIITRQAIRRGTFTSVKNLIAAIEIYIDAWNERCQPFVWTKTADQIIPHATRGQATSIARH, encoded by the coding sequence GGATCGCGAGGAGTTGTTGTCGTGGACGCGCGCGCCGTCGATGAAGGCGGGACTGGCGCAGCGGGCCAGGGTGGTTCTGCTGGCTGCCGACGGGGTGGGCACGACCGAGATCGTGCGCCGGGTCGGGTTGAGTAAGCCAGCGGTGATCGGGTGGAAGCGACGGTTCGCGGCCGAGGGTATCGACGGGCTGGACGATCGGCCCAAGTCCGGGCGCCCGCGTCGTATCGACCCGGTGGCTGTCGTGCTCGCGACCTTGGAGCCGCCGCCGGAGAAGCTCGGCATCACGCACTGGTCGAGCCGGCTGTTGGCCGATCATCTGGGCGTCAGCGACTTCACGGTATCCACGACGTGGAAGAAATGGGGGTTGCAGCCCTGGCGAGTCGAGACGTTCAAGTTCTCCACCGATCCCGAGTTGGAGGCCAAGATCCGCGACGTGATCGGGTTGTATCTGAACCCGCCGGACAAGGCCATCGTGCTGTGCGTGGACGAGAAGTCGCAGGTTCAGGCGCTGGACCGCACTGCGCCGGTGTTGCCGCTACGACTGGGTATGTCGGAGAAACAGACCCACGACTACGTCCGGCACGGCACCACGACGCTGTTCGCGGCGCTGGAGGTCGCGACCGGCAAGGTGACCGATGCCTGCTACCCGCGGCACCGGCACGAGGAGTTCCTGCGCTTCTTAAGGCACGTCGCGAAGAGCTACCCGCGCCGGCGGCTGCACATCGTTTGCGACAACTACGCCACTCACAAGCACCCGGCCGTGACCAGCTGGCTGGCGAAGAACAAGCGGATCACGCTGCACTTCACCCCGACCTCGGGCTCCTGGCTGAACATGGTCGAGATCTTCTTCGGCATCATCACCCGACAGGCGATCCGCCGCGGCACCTTCACCAGCGTCAAGAACCTCATCGCCGCGATCGAGATCTACATCGACGCCTGGAACGAACGCTGCCAGCCGTTCGTGTGGACCAAGACCGCCGACCAGATCATCCCCCACGCGACCAGAGGTCAAGCAACTTCAATAGCGCGACACTAG
- a CDS encoding SRPBCC family protein → MPERHITLQRRMSASTCSVWALYADFPNLANHWTGLRASSAVGDQAGGVGARRQVRLKPVGRMEETVTVWEEGCRIDTQNQPSWSVPFKQARSSLTLEPAGEGTVTTFDYHYLPRGGPLGRITGPLIDRMLTATFADMLAASEKAALANG, encoded by the coding sequence GTGCCTGAACGACACATCACGCTGCAACGTCGCATGTCGGCATCCACGTGTTCCGTCTGGGCCCTGTACGCCGACTTCCCGAACCTGGCCAACCACTGGACTGGCCTCAGGGCCTCCAGCGCCGTCGGCGACCAGGCCGGCGGCGTGGGTGCCCGCCGCCAGGTCAGGCTGAAGCCGGTCGGCAGGATGGAGGAGACCGTCACCGTCTGGGAGGAGGGATGCCGGATCGACACCCAGAACCAGCCCAGCTGGTCGGTTCCGTTCAAGCAGGCCCGGTCCTCACTCACGCTCGAGCCTGCCGGAGAGGGGACGGTGACCACGTTCGACTATCACTACCTCCCCCGGGGCGGCCCGTTGGGCCGCATCACCGGCCCACTGATCGACAGGATGTTGACGGCGACCTTCGCCGACATGCTGGCCGCCTCCGAGAAGGCGGCCCTCGCGAACGGATGA